One genomic segment of Paenibacillus sp. FSL H8-0332 includes these proteins:
- a CDS encoding dynamin family protein, protein MKEAIDRSGGGDVVGAERERVGQVTAGSSALRLLEERLRQWGEQKSAQIVADLKVKEQADELTLAFCGHFSAGKSSMINKLCGKAVLPSGPVPTSANIVSIRSGAPQVLLHPVDGSSGGNLGVIQTTPDRLQDYCRQGTEYSTIEVWEDVPVLGEHGVLMDTPGVDSTDEGHQAATRSALHLADAVFYVMDYNHVQSENNLAFAKSLSDWGKPLYLIINQIDKHREQEIPLKEYRQQVESAFREWGIHSAGLLFTSLKVEGHPLNQWKDLLALISGLLEQRQELLEYSLSRSMHHTADAVLADYREQQEEERTALLEEAGGAAAEAVEAEIMATMQQEASLEELPEQSRLDLRSRLDALLGNTNLMLADLRDAAGAYIESLQPGFRRGLLFTAAKREKEQGARLQHWHSLQQREITAQLEWHTLQLVREWAEGLELWQEEAEPLLKQAFPAVSQQWLADQVKPGTGASGEALLNFCRTLAAEIKAQFRRAVLAFGEPLLDALPPLVEERRAELTRRRAALQRQAHALAALAALDRAAAARADGLAALLPLRRTLTPGALPGVPPLAAGALSAASPEPPPRVAAAASPGAAPAWAAGTATPAGGRRRLTQAAAALHAAAGVLRSEPAMASAARSLAARAEDLAGGRFTMALFGAFSAGKSSFANALLGEEVLPVSPHPATAAVGRILAPEGGFAHGTASITMKRAEEVWEDILHSFSVLQLAPPQHDSWTAAVARLQTGGLHPSALPHAGFLRAAAAGWEESRPLLGTERTVSLAEYRSLVADEKRACFVQSTDLYYDSPLTRSGIVLVDTPGADSLHARHTGVTFGYMKNADAICFVTYYNHAFSKADRSLLAQLGRIKDSFALDKMFFIINASDLAADEAELEEVKQHVAQNLRAGGLTSPRIYSVSSLLALEGKSSGAREAYEASGFGGFEAALSEFAGEELPGLSLAAAKDSLSSVRGRAEEWQRLALMEANQQEEGMKQFRQRREAANLRLAALEQEDRPLRDLRREGAELLYHVRQRIAFSFGRSFQESFHPSILREDGGNLKDIFIACGRELERSILRELEQELWATTLRLESAGRRFVTQAATAAAAELSIRDQELQLLENPDERWPAPAKLDCVLAPLEWAGLWSRFRSPRHFFEGPGRAEIRAAAEPWFKEAVAAAVQGQEDSLLTFYTDAAAAALSHAADQLREGLSEREAAMSALLKGGDGAQHWGRIAEELRLQEQAFVEI, encoded by the coding sequence ATGAAAGAAGCTATAGATCGCAGCGGAGGCGGGGATGTTGTGGGAGCAGAACGGGAAAGAGTGGGGCAGGTTACAGCGGGGTCATCAGCGCTTAGGCTGCTGGAGGAGCGGCTAAGGCAATGGGGAGAACAGAAGAGTGCGCAGATCGTAGCGGATCTAAAGGTGAAGGAGCAGGCAGATGAGCTGACGCTGGCGTTCTGCGGACATTTCTCGGCGGGCAAGTCAAGCATGATTAACAAGCTTTGCGGTAAGGCCGTGCTGCCTTCGGGTCCGGTTCCAACCAGTGCGAATATCGTATCGATCCGCAGCGGAGCACCGCAGGTGCTGCTGCATCCGGTGGACGGAAGCTCCGGAGGGAATCTTGGGGTGATCCAGACTACTCCCGACCGGCTTCAGGATTACTGCCGCCAAGGGACTGAATATTCTACGATAGAGGTGTGGGAGGATGTCCCTGTACTTGGGGAGCACGGGGTGCTGATGGATACTCCCGGCGTAGATTCGACAGATGAGGGTCATCAGGCGGCGACCCGTTCGGCGCTGCATTTGGCGGATGCCGTGTTTTATGTGATGGATTACAATCATGTGCAGTCGGAGAATAATCTGGCGTTTGCCAAAAGCCTTAGCGACTGGGGAAAGCCGCTGTACCTGATCATCAATCAGATCGACAAGCACAGGGAACAGGAAATCCCGCTGAAGGAATACCGGCAGCAAGTGGAAAGCGCTTTCCGGGAATGGGGGATTCATTCTGCGGGGCTGTTGTTCACTTCGCTTAAAGTGGAGGGGCATCCGCTGAATCAGTGGAAGGATCTGCTGGCGCTGATCTCCGGTCTGCTGGAGCAGCGGCAGGAACTGCTGGAGTACAGCTTGTCCCGTTCCATGCATCATACGGCGGATGCTGTCCTGGCAGATTATCGTGAGCAGCAGGAGGAGGAGCGGACTGCGCTGCTGGAAGAGGCAGGCGGTGCAGCAGCGGAAGCTGTGGAAGCAGAGATCATGGCAACGATGCAGCAGGAAGCGTCGCTGGAGGAGCTGCCTGAGCAGTCGCGGCTTGATCTGCGTAGCAGGCTGGACGCCCTGCTCGGTAACACGAATCTGATGCTGGCTGATCTGCGGGATGCGGCGGGCGCATACATCGAGAGCCTCCAGCCGGGCTTCCGGCGCGGCCTGCTCTTCACCGCTGCGAAGCGGGAGAAGGAGCAGGGAGCGCGGCTGCAGCACTGGCACAGCCTTCAGCAGAGAGAGATCACTGCCCAGCTGGAGTGGCACACTCTTCAGCTGGTGCGCGAATGGGCGGAAGGCCTGGAGCTGTGGCAGGAGGAGGCGGAGCCGCTGCTGAAGCAGGCGTTCCCGGCGGTGAGCCAGCAGTGGCTGGCGGATCAGGTGAAGCCGGGAACCGGGGCTTCGGGCGAGGCGCTGCTTAATTTCTGCCGCACGCTTGCGGCAGAGATTAAGGCGCAGTTCCGCCGCGCGGTCCTGGCCTTCGGCGAGCCGCTGCTGGATGCGCTGCCGCCGCTGGTGGAGGAGCGGCGCGCGGAGCTCACGCGCCGCCGGGCGGCCCTGCAGCGGCAGGCGCACGCGCTCGCCGCGCTGGCCGCCCTGGACCGCGCGGCTGCCGCCCGCGCGGACGGCCTGGCGGCGCTGCTGCCGCTGCGCCGCACCCTCACCCCCGGCGCGCTGCCGGGGGTGCCGCCCCTGGCGGCTGGCGCGCTCAGCGCCGCCAGCCCGGAACCGCCGCCGCGCGTGGCAGCGGCGGCAAGCCCTGGCGCCGCCCCGGCCTGGGCGGCGGGTACGGCAACGCCGGCGGGCGGGCGCCGCCGGCTGACGCAGGCCGCAGCGGCGCTGCACGCGGCGGCCGGGGTGCTGCGGAGCGAGCCGGCCATGGCCTCGGCCGCGCGCAGCCTGGCGGCGCGGGCGGAGGACCTCGCCGGCGGCCGCTTCACGATGGCGCTGTTCGGAGCGTTCAGCGCCGGCAAATCCTCCTTCGCCAATGCCCTGCTGGGCGAAGAGGTGCTGCCCGTGTCGCCGCATCCGGCAACGGCTGCCGTCGGGCGGATTCTGGCGCCGGAGGGCGGCTTCGCCCATGGGACGGCGTCCATCACCATGAAGCGGGCGGAGGAGGTCTGGGAGGACATCCTCCATTCCTTCAGCGTGCTGCAGCTGGCGCCGCCGCAGCACGACTCGTGGACCGCAGCCGTGGCGCGGCTGCAGACCGGAGGGCTCCATCCGTCCGCGCTGCCGCATGCCGGCTTCCTGCGGGCAGCTGCCGCCGGATGGGAGGAATCCCGTCCGCTGCTCGGAACAGAGCGGACGGTCAGCCTGGCGGAGTACCGCAGCCTGGTTGCAGACGAGAAACGCGCCTGCTTCGTGCAGAGCACGGACCTGTATTATGACAGTCCGCTGACTCGGAGCGGGATTGTACTGGTGGACACGCCAGGTGCGGATTCCTTACATGCCCGGCACACCGGTGTAACCTTTGGCTACATGAAGAACGCCGATGCCATCTGCTTCGTGACCTACTATAACCACGCCTTCTCCAAGGCTGACCGCAGCCTGCTTGCCCAGCTGGGCAGAATCAAGGACAGCTTCGCGCTTGACAAAATGTTCTTCATCATCAACGCCTCAGACCTCGCAGCGGATGAGGCGGAGCTTGAAGAGGTGAAGCAGCATGTGGCGCAAAATCTGCGGGCCGGTGGCCTGACCTCACCGCGGATCTACAGTGTGTCCAGCCTGCTTGCGCTGGAGGGCAAATCAAGCGGAGCGCGGGAGGCCTATGAGGCCTCCGGGTTCGGCGGCTTTGAAGCCGCACTCTCTGAATTTGCCGGAGAGGAGCTGCCGGGATTGTCCCTGGCAGCGGCCAAGGACAGTCTAAGCTCGGTGCGTGGGCGCGCCGAAGAATGGCAACGCCTTGCGCTGATGGAGGCGAACCAGCAGGAGGAAGGGATGAAGCAGTTCCGGCAGCGCCGGGAAGCGGCAAATCTGCGGCTGGCCGCGCTTGAGCAGGAAGACCGGCCGCTCCGGGACCTGCGCCGTGAAGGTGCGGAGCTGCTCTATCATGTCCGGCAGCGGATTGCCTTTTCCTTCGGGCGTTCCTTCCAGGAGTCCTTCCATCCTTCCATTCTCCGGGAAGACGGAGGGAACCTGAAGGACATCTTCATCGCCTGCGGGCGGGAGCTGGAGCGCAGTATTCTGCGTGAACTGGAGCAGGAGCTGTGGGCGACCACCCTGCGGCTGGAGTCGGCAGGACGCAGATTCGTGACCCAGGCGGCTACAGCGGCTGCAGCCGAGCTATCCATCCGGGATCAGGAGCTTCAGCTGCTGGAGAATCCGGATGAGCGCTGGCCGGCACCGGCGAAGCTGGACTGCGTTCTGGCTCCGCTGGAATGGGCCGGACTGTGGAGCCGCTTCAGATCTCCCCGCCACTTCTTCGAGGGACCGGGCCGGGCAGAGATTCGCGCGGCTGCCGAGCCGTGGTTCAAAGAAGCGGTGGCGGCCGCGGTACAAGGACAGGAAGACTCTCTGTTGACATTCTATACCGATGCAGCCGCAGCGGCCTTATCCCATGCCGCAGACCAGCTACGTGAAGGCCTGTCCGAACGGGAGGCAGCCATGTCGGCGCTGCTGAAAGGGGGTGATGGTGCGCAGCATTGGGGCCGGATCGCCGAAGAATTACGGCTGCAGGAGCAGGCTTTCGTCGAAATATAA
- a CDS encoding PadR family transcriptional regulator translates to MPKNTPLKNEQMSDSAYYILLALLLPKHGYAIMKYIEELTEGEITMGPATLYTLIKKLQKSGYILLHEDDDERRKTYQLTQAGTAMVEAEIERRLRMSRHGRLAQLNAKEELE, encoded by the coding sequence ATGCCTAAGAATACACCCTTGAAAAATGAGCAAATGTCCGATTCTGCCTACTACATCCTGCTCGCTTTACTCTTACCTAAGCATGGCTATGCAATTATGAAATACATCGAAGAGCTTACCGAAGGCGAGATCACCATGGGCCCTGCAACCCTATATACGCTGATAAAGAAGCTGCAGAAGTCCGGTTACATCCTTTTACACGAAGACGACGATGAACGGCGCAAGACCTATCAGCTTACTCAAGCGGGAACAGCTATGGTAGAAGCTGAGATCGAACGGCGGTTAAGAATGTCAAGACACGGGAGATTAGCACAGCTAAATGCGAAGGAGGAGCTAGAATGA
- a CDS encoding DUF2812 domain-containing protein, translating into MRGNNKQTRYIMSWGLAFAEQGEMDKLSRLSEQGWMLERFSRLGSGYIVRRGTARRRIYCLDIQHVLQQEVREYHELFADSGWEYVCSAGNMHIFAAEPGTVPLHTDRSTLYEKYRTITQTSKIIAGSVTLLMLITFVLRYLSTQVWNLELLHHLTSVSILLCALLFLPSIMVYVAYTLRLRHYSE; encoded by the coding sequence ATGAGGGGAAACAATAAGCAGACACGCTATATTATGTCTTGGGGCTTGGCTTTTGCCGAGCAAGGGGAAATGGATAAGTTAAGCAGATTGTCGGAACAGGGCTGGATGCTGGAGCGTTTTTCCCGCTTAGGGTCTGGTTACATTGTCCGTAGAGGAACAGCCCGAAGACGGATTTATTGTCTGGATATCCAGCATGTGCTTCAGCAGGAGGTGCGGGAATACCATGAGCTTTTTGCCGACAGCGGCTGGGAATATGTATGTTCTGCTGGAAATATGCATATATTTGCAGCGGAACCCGGCACGGTTCCCCTTCATACTGACCGTTCTACTCTCTATGAGAAATACCGTACAATTACACAGACCAGTAAAATCATAGCTGGATCAGTCACCCTGCTGATGTTAATTACCTTTGTATTGAGATACCTGTCCACTCAGGTATGGAATCTTGAGCTTCTTCATCATCTGACGAGTGTGTCCATATTGCTATGCGCCTTGCTCTTTCTCCCTTCTATTATGGTCTATGTCGCGTATACTCTGAGACTTAGACATTACTCAGAATAA
- the nth gene encoding endonuclease III gives MKVAEVRHILDTIGGMFPDAHCELNHSNAFELTIAVLLSAQCTDATVNKVTEDLFQKYKAPIDYISVPLEELELDIRRIGLFRNKAKHIQNLCAILIEQYGGEVPQAHDLLVTLPGVGRKTANVVVSNAFGVPAIAVDTHVERVAKRLALAGWKDSVLEVEKKLMKAVPRDEWTLTHHRLIFFGRYHCKAQNPGCQICPLLDVCREGKKRMKTAVIRKAKVHTKPNKELEKKRMG, from the coding sequence ATGAAAGTTGCAGAGGTCCGCCACATCCTGGACACTATCGGTGGCATGTTCCCTGATGCACATTGCGAGCTGAATCACAGTAACGCTTTTGAGCTTACAATAGCAGTGCTGCTCTCAGCCCAATGTACAGACGCAACGGTGAACAAGGTGACCGAGGACCTGTTTCAGAAGTACAAGGCTCCGATCGACTATATTTCAGTACCGCTCGAAGAGCTGGAGCTGGACATCCGGCGGATAGGTCTATTCCGCAATAAGGCCAAGCATATTCAGAACCTCTGCGCGATCCTGATTGAGCAGTATGGGGGAGAAGTGCCCCAGGCCCATGATTTGCTGGTAACCCTGCCTGGTGTCGGACGCAAGACTGCCAATGTGGTCGTGTCCAATGCGTTCGGAGTTCCGGCGATTGCTGTGGATACTCATGTAGAACGGGTAGCCAAACGGCTCGCACTTGCGGGCTGGAAAGATTCGGTGCTTGAGGTGGAGAAGAAGCTGATGAAGGCGGTGCCGCGTGACGAATGGACGCTGACGCACCACCGGCTGATCTTTTTCGGACGATATCACTGTAAGGCTCAGAATCCCGGGTGCCAGATTTGCCCGCTGCTTGATGTATGCAGGGAGGGCAAAAAACGTATGAAAACCGCTGTAATCAGGAAAGCTAAGGTTCATACGAAACCAAACAAAGAATTAGAGAAGAAGAGGATGGGATAG
- a CDS encoding S-layer homology domain-containing protein, translated as MADEITNIEIQISHREGNIELSGPKRLKRTVQSYSVKAVSAVLAGAMVLGGAGAAFADNSSTGATVAAATPQTAATASGIFSDVKTGFWAEKHIYKLATQGIVVGNNGLFRPGDSVTQQEAVLMALRFMKLQGNVNTSTEVALPNDFVVTNYYKPYVILAFQQGLLDKTTEMAADNLKSSWGERKASREWVAELLIRALGQSASASAAASRPTGFADDAKVSANKRGYINTAVELGLANGLTGNRFDPQGAVTRAQLATFFSRAEGHNTLEYDNTFKGTVSSLKDGKLGLYSNGSTLEFTLNANTAYFTSTSENRISLNEIQPYTKVTVIGATYSAAYVELTDPAVQVEQAEGVFTKLTPGIIWVDSANGYDQYPYDAGTAFLDVNGTVIQPASITAGSKLTLLRETFTGSRKVVKVQVTSGIVNKTAKGTVQSVDTAAKSIAFKNADGTVETFKWEEGTTLFSSQSSIIQPAELKAGAAVSYTIKDNTIRSVEVTSGVERVVKGFIYELTDSTIVYQKSDGTREVNLLAATPAIVIPNAVSPVIGDLIADKTGGDNVQLTLNSSDQVIKVEVLSRQIEQYAAATVVDYNTKTQYLTFTDNNGKAHVVKMDEKTKMSYGGLITTSLTTMGSRLVENRKIDVTSINERAMSVELTTKYSGTLTAINTSARTIVFKLGNGQLLTMSYPQAIEMFGKSGAVITDVPLNVPVTAVLASNQELISVLRVNGSSQFEIATINAGTNKMTVKLEGGSNSSELNLVNVPLTNEAGQKIALTELKAGDFVNLSFDGSTPLSLQSVKQVAGQVTAVDAAAGTFTVKDYTGASQPFTAGSGVRILRDGVTTSALSGLTTADRVLARKDASGVMIISVFSQLNRTFARYESTTNEILTKRATLNDNYKFGLAPNVYIHQGDTTLPVQSLKENDNIIMYFNNGKVVEIVKQ; from the coding sequence ATGGCTGACGAAATTACCAACATAGAAATCCAGATAAGCCATAGAGAGGGGAATATCGAATTGTCCGGTCCAAAACGATTAAAGCGTACGGTTCAATCTTATTCTGTAAAAGCGGTATCTGCCGTTCTGGCCGGTGCGATGGTGCTCGGCGGGGCAGGGGCTGCCTTTGCCGATAATTCTTCAACCGGAGCAACCGTTGCTGCTGCAACTCCTCAGACGGCTGCAACTGCATCCGGGATCTTCAGTGATGTCAAGACGGGCTTCTGGGCCGAAAAGCATATCTACAAGCTGGCAACCCAGGGCATTGTGGTCGGCAATAACGGCCTTTTCCGTCCAGGCGACTCCGTGACCCAGCAGGAAGCAGTGCTGATGGCGCTGCGCTTCATGAAGCTGCAGGGGAATGTGAACACCAGTACCGAAGTTGCGCTGCCTAATGATTTTGTGGTTACAAACTACTATAAGCCATATGTAATCTTGGCCTTCCAGCAAGGACTGCTGGACAAGACCACAGAGATGGCTGCAGATAATCTCAAAAGCTCGTGGGGCGAGCGCAAGGCCAGCCGTGAGTGGGTCGCGGAGCTGCTGATCCGCGCGCTTGGCCAGAGTGCATCGGCTTCTGCGGCGGCAAGCCGGCCGACAGGCTTTGCCGATGATGCCAAGGTGTCCGCGAACAAACGCGGCTACATTAACACAGCGGTGGAGCTGGGACTGGCTAACGGCCTAACCGGCAACCGCTTCGATCCGCAAGGCGCTGTGACCCGTGCGCAGCTGGCTACCTTCTTCAGCCGTGCTGAAGGGCATAATACCCTTGAGTATGACAATACGTTCAAAGGAACAGTCAGTTCACTCAAGGACGGCAAGCTGGGATTGTACAGTAACGGCAGCACGCTGGAATTCACTCTGAATGCCAATACCGCTTACTTCACCAGTACGTCCGAGAATCGCATCTCCTTGAATGAGATCCAGCCGTATACGAAGGTGACTGTAATTGGAGCCACCTATAGCGCAGCTTATGTAGAGCTGACAGATCCGGCAGTTCAGGTTGAGCAGGCGGAAGGTGTATTCACGAAGCTTACACCGGGTATTATCTGGGTCGATTCCGCGAACGGCTACGACCAGTATCCTTATGATGCAGGTACGGCCTTCCTGGATGTGAACGGAACGGTTATTCAGCCCGCTTCCATCACCGCCGGCAGCAAGCTTACGCTGCTGCGTGAAACCTTCACCGGTTCCCGCAAGGTTGTGAAGGTGCAGGTCACTTCCGGTATTGTCAACAAGACGGCTAAAGGCACGGTGCAAAGCGTTGACACTGCTGCGAAGAGCATCGCGTTCAAGAATGCCGACGGCACTGTAGAAACCTTCAAATGGGAAGAAGGGACTACGCTGTTCAGCTCCCAGAGTTCTATTATTCAGCCCGCAGAGCTGAAAGCCGGTGCGGCCGTTTCTTATACCATTAAGGATAATACGATCCGTTCCGTGGAAGTAACCTCTGGCGTGGAACGCGTGGTGAAAGGCTTCATCTATGAGCTGACGGATTCAACGATTGTCTATCAGAAGAGCGATGGCACCCGTGAGGTCAATCTGCTTGCTGCAACCCCGGCCATTGTGATTCCGAATGCCGTAAGTCCGGTAATCGGTGATCTGATTGCTGATAAAACAGGCGGAGACAATGTGCAGCTTACGCTGAACAGCAGTGATCAGGTAATCAAGGTTGAGGTGCTCAGCCGCCAGATTGAACAGTATGCGGCTGCTACCGTTGTGGACTATAACACCAAGACTCAGTACCTGACCTTCACGGACAATAACGGCAAAGCTCATGTGGTCAAAATGGATGAGAAAACCAAGATGTCGTACGGCGGACTGATTACCACTTCGCTGACCACCATGGGGTCCAGACTGGTTGAGAACCGCAAGATTGATGTGACCTCCATTAATGAGCGTGCAATGTCTGTTGAATTGACGACCAAATATTCCGGTACCCTGACGGCTATCAATACTTCAGCCAGAACGATTGTGTTCAAGCTGGGCAACGGACAATTGCTGACGATGTCTTATCCACAGGCGATTGAAATGTTTGGCAAAAGCGGGGCAGTTATCACCGATGTTCCGCTCAATGTGCCGGTTACAGCAGTGCTTGCCAGCAATCAGGAGCTCATCTCCGTGCTGCGGGTGAACGGGTCGTCCCAGTTCGAGATTGCTACCATTAATGCGGGCACTAACAAAATGACCGTGAAGCTTGAGGGTGGCAGCAACAGCAGCGAGCTGAACCTGGTGAATGTGCCGCTTACCAACGAAGCAGGCCAGAAGATCGCGCTGACCGAGCTGAAGGCCGGAGATTTCGTGAACCTCAGCTTCGACGGTTCCACACCACTGTCCCTGCAGTCGGTGAAACAGGTTGCCGGACAAGTAACCGCAGTGGATGCCGCAGCAGGTACGTTCACGGTGAAGGATTACACGGGAGCCTCCCAGCCTTTCACTGCGGGCAGCGGAGTGCGAATACTCCGGGACGGTGTTACAACGAGCGCTCTAAGCGGTCTTACCACAGCAGACCGGGTATTGGCGCGTAAGGATGCCAGCGGTGTAATGATCATCTCGGTGTTCAGTCAGCTGAACCGGACCTTCGCCCGTTATGAGAGCACAACAAATGAAATATTGACCAAACGCGCCACGCTGAATGACAATTATAAGTTTGGGCTTGCTCCAAATGTATATATTCATCAAGGTGACACGACTTTACCCGTGCAATCTCTCAAAGAAAATGATAATATTATAATGTATTTCAACAACGGCAAGGTTGTAGAAATTGTGAAACAATAA
- a CDS encoding GerMN domain-containing protein, giving the protein MNKKLTYAGIAAMLLLVISGCGDKPTAAPADASGPDSTSVSSGAEGNNAGNDTPAPTATPAATSTPEPTATVTPAATEAPAVPEKQSLKIKTYYTDLQQTDLVPAEVSITFKDAKEKYTEAFKSLQKSDKADQIPLWNKIELKSLEFSNGQIVLDIHKPDEAQLGAGGESLAISALSQMFFQFDEVKNIDVLVDGEQVESLMGHVDLVHPITRENNGL; this is encoded by the coding sequence ATGAACAAGAAATTGACATATGCAGGGATCGCTGCGATGCTGCTTCTCGTAATTTCGGGCTGCGGTGATAAACCAACGGCTGCACCAGCCGATGCGTCCGGACCGGATTCAACCTCGGTATCCAGCGGCGCTGAAGGAAACAATGCCGGGAATGACACTCCCGCTCCTACTGCCACACCGGCAGCTACAAGTACGCCTGAGCCTACAGCAACAGTGACTCCGGCGGCTACGGAAGCACCGGCAGTGCCTGAGAAGCAGAGCCTTAAGATCAAAACTTATTATACAGACCTGCAACAGACCGACTTGGTACCGGCAGAAGTCTCGATCACCTTCAAGGATGCGAAGGAGAAATATACCGAAGCCTTCAAATCACTCCAGAAGAGCGATAAGGCTGACCAGATTCCGCTGTGGAACAAGATTGAACTGAAGTCACTGGAATTCTCCAACGGGCAGATTGTGCTGGATATTCATAAGCCGGATGAGGCACAGCTTGGCGCAGGCGGCGAGTCTCTGGCGATCAGCGCATTGTCCCAGATGTTTTTCCAGTTCGATGAAGTGAAGAATATCGATGTGCTGGTAGACGGAGAACAGGTGGAGAGCCTGATGGGGCATGTGGATCTTGTGCATCCCATCACCCGTGAGAACAACGGATTGTAG
- a CDS encoding N-acetylmuramoyl-L-alanine amidase — MKKFAFMLLLLLFVVVLPGHGQAAAGQNKIFLDGQELNAGQDVPVENVNNSIMVPLRMIAENLGYKVDWNQTSKTIKIEQQGKALQLIVGQTAASVDGKTVVLTTAPLLRNGTTLVPIRFIGEQFGLTVKWDNTKKVVDLITPSIPEPNIEPGESNGDGGTVVVPPGEPSSSLSMINGISFNENRFSIALDGNAQPNVTKMSGPDRIVIDVPNATFSDIFGTGQILDPDLNGSLAVTDYPDVSGIRYSLYSTNPYTVRFVIDLKTPKNYSVEISGDSSKLIVIDLNAQTPGDTSTQPGNSGRKLVVLDAGHGAKDSGAVGITGKYEKNFNLAVILKAAALLRQENKIDVVLTRSDDTFFELKERAAIANNLGADLFISVHANSSGSAAASGTETYYQRGDSKALANVMHKYLVQATGLSDRGVRYGNFHVIRETKMPAVLLEVGYLSNKKDEALLFTEALQNNVAASMVSGIKEYLGIQ, encoded by the coding sequence ATGAAGAAATTTGCTTTTATGCTGTTGTTGCTGCTCTTTGTTGTGGTGTTGCCAGGGCATGGACAAGCTGCTGCTGGCCAGAACAAGATTTTCCTGGATGGCCAGGAACTGAATGCAGGACAAGATGTTCCGGTGGAAAATGTAAATAACTCCATCATGGTGCCGCTAAGAATGATCGCTGAGAACCTTGGGTACAAGGTGGACTGGAATCAGACAAGCAAGACCATCAAGATTGAACAGCAGGGAAAGGCCTTACAGCTGATCGTAGGTCAGACTGCGGCTTCCGTTGACGGCAAGACAGTGGTCTTGACTACGGCGCCTCTCCTGCGGAACGGCACGACACTCGTACCGATCCGGTTCATTGGTGAGCAGTTCGGGCTTACGGTCAAATGGGATAATACGAAGAAGGTCGTAGATCTTATTACCCCGTCCATTCCCGAGCCTAACATTGAACCGGGAGAAAGCAATGGGGACGGAGGTACGGTTGTAGTGCCGCCGGGTGAACCTTCAAGCAGCCTGAGCATGATCAACGGCATCAGCTTCAATGAGAACCGGTTCTCGATTGCCCTTGATGGCAATGCCCAGCCGAATGTCACCAAGATGAGCGGACCAGACCGAATCGTCATCGATGTGCCGAATGCTACATTCTCGGATATTTTCGGGACTGGACAGATACTTGATCCTGACCTGAACGGGAGCCTTGCAGTTACGGATTATCCGGATGTCTCAGGTATCCGCTATTCGCTGTATAGCACCAATCCGTATACCGTCCGTTTTGTAATTGATCTCAAGACCCCCAAAAATTATAGCGTGGAGATATCGGGCGATTCCTCAAAGCTTATTGTCATTGATCTGAACGCGCAGACTCCAGGGGACACTTCAACTCAGCCTGGCAACAGCGGGCGCAAGCTGGTTGTGCTGGATGCCGGACATGGCGCCAAGGATTCAGGGGCTGTAGGCATTACCGGCAAGTATGAGAAGAATTTCAATCTGGCCGTGATTCTGAAGGCGGCGGCGCTGCTGAGACAGGAGAACAAGATTGATGTGGTGCTGACCCGCAGCGATGATACCTTCTTTGAACTGAAGGAAAGGGCGGCAATCGCTAACAACCTTGGTGCAGATTTGTTCATTTCCGTTCATGCCAACAGCAGTGGATCAGCGGCTGCGAGCGGAACGGAGACCTACTATCAGCGCGGGGACAGCAAAGCCCTGGCTAATGTGATGCACAAATACCTTGTGCAGGCCACCGGACTTAGTGACCGGGGAGTGCGTTACGGCAACTTCCATGTGATACGCGAGACGAAGATGCCTGCGGTACTGCTTGAGGTTGGCTATCTCAGTAACAAAAAAGATGAGGCTCTGCTATTCACCGAAGCATTGCAGAACAATGTAGCCGCATCGATGGTCAGCGGAATTAAAGAGTATCTCGGGATCCAATAA